A region of Vespula vulgaris chromosome 1, iyVesVulg1.1, whole genome shotgun sequence DNA encodes the following proteins:
- the LOC127066877 gene encoding tetraspanin-2A, which produces MVVKNSTPQLEQQIQCIKFTIFCLNSVMWIFGSAMFGLSLWLRFEPVFEDWIMFLDMYEFYIGVYVLIATSVFVIIVAFVGCGAALMEYVLGLFVHVGLQLFCFICGLAGAAVILDYSTYDSQIQPIIRRSMNNLISNSQHDRASGILKLIQENVGCCGADGPMDYVNMLKPLPTECRDTVTGNAFFHGCVEEISWFLEARSGWLAGLALSLCMLHVVLAVLTLTLIRAIKKEESATYKH; this is translated from the exons ATGGTGGTAAAAAATTCGACCCCTCAGCTAGAACAGCAAATACAATGTATAAAGTTTACAATATTTTGCTTGAACTCCGTAATGTGG attTTCGGAAGCGCAATGTTCGGCTTATCTTTATGGCTAAGGTTTGAACCAGTATTTGAAGATTGGATAATGTTCTTGGACATGTATGAATTTTACATCGGTGTTTACGTATTAATTGCAACATCCGTATTCGTCATAATCGTTGCTTTCGTAGGCTGTGGCGCAGCTCTGATGGAATACGTCCTGGGTCTCTTCGTC caCGTGGGCCTTCaactattttgttttatatgcGGTTTAGCAGGTGCAGCTGTTATTCTTGATTATTCAACTTACGATAGCCAAATCCAGCCTATTATACGAAGATCTATGAATAATCTTATCAGTAATTCTCAACACGATAGAGCATCTGGTATTCTTAAATTGATTCAAGAAAAT GTCGGATGTTGTGGTGCTGACGGTCCAATGGATTATGTAAACATGTTAAAACCTTTGCCAACCGAATGTCGTGACACGGTTACCGGAAATGCCTTCTTTCATGGATGTGTTGAAGAAATCTCTTGGTTTTTGGAAGCAAGATCAGGATGGCTCGCTGGTTTGGCCCTCTCTTTGTGCATGTTACAC GTAGTATTGGCGGTACTCACTTTAACGCTTATTCGtgctattaaaaaagaagaatcagcCACATACAAacattaa
- the LOC127066830 gene encoding double-strand break repair protein MRE11, translating to MAEISDSDTFKILVATDIHLGYQHERNKGQLLRDSFITFEEILQYGKKYEVDFILLGGDLFHDTKPSQNTMIECMDLLRKYCYGPGDIAMEFLTDPTTVFEHCRYKNANYEDPNININMPVFTIHGNHDDPSFSNVGSMDTLSVAGLVNYFGKWMSLDKITVEPIILKKGSTYIALYGLGFVNDQRMYRLIKDDKLQLKKVEEFPECFNILVLHQNRVQHAQNDYVPESKLPSFLNLVIWGHEHECRIMPEAVVGASYFISQPGSSIATSLCQNETVPKHIGLLYVNKLRFKMKKLKLNTVRPFVFDNIILYNNPEIEEKRKSQFISSNANIISDYVDKYIEDKLIPKAVAQLTGHPKQPEEPLIRLRLFYNDEQDIFETAGLSQKYCDEVLNPMSMILFRKTADTSKSSKHTIIDDTLDDLADKFHFEDEERGWTQSVQGSIKEYFDSEENKDLLTVLSVTGLNETLSQYIVKADEEAIQDVIQNKINKIKEHMKKQHLENPEEILDKIKEYRDERNEKEEEESRDVINFMSTRLSKKIGTHYNNDDNSDDDDDDVDDDNHDSDDDGNDSDDDNETSYVGRGKGKQNTSTRGKGRGRARSKGTLEKASRSTKANVTNKRNKDPFTAALSVIPNKGKQLGKQMQSTINQHNTTSLSQLRQPPVNKYINVSDSD from the exons atggcAGAAATATCCGATAGTGACACATTTAAAATTTTGGTAGCTACTGATATTCATCTTGGCTATCAAcatgagagaaataaag GTCAATTACTACGCGATAGCTTTATAACCTTTGAAGAAATTCTTCAATATGgtaaaaaatatgaagttGATTTTATACTTCTTGGAGGAGATCTTTTCCATGATACTAAACCTTCTCAAAATACTATGATTGAATGTATGGACTTACTAAGGAAATACTGTTATGGTCCAGg AGACATTGCAATGGAGTTTTTAACAGATCCTACTACAGTTTTTGAACATTGTCGTTATAAAAATGCTAATTACGAAGATCcaaatataaacattaatatGCCAGTATTCACAATTCATGGAAATCATGATGATCCAA gtTTTAGTAATGTTGGTTCTATGGATACACTGTCAGTAGCTGgacttgttaattattttggaAAATGGATGAGTCTTGACAAAATAACTGTGGAacctataatattaaaaaaaggttCTACATATATTGCTTTGTATGGTTTGGGTTTTGTCAATGATCAAAGAATGTACAGGCTTATAAAAGATGATAAA CTTCAGCtaaagaaagtagaagaatTTCCAGAATGTTTCAATATTCTTGTTTTGCATCAAAATCGTGTACAGCACGCACAAAATGATTATGTTCCAGAAAGTAAACTACCATCATTTCTTAATTTAGTTATATGGGGACATGAACATGAATGTCGTATTATGCCAGAAGCAGTTGTGGGCgcttcatattttatatctcaGCCTG gTAGCTCTATTGCAACATCATTATGTCAGAATGAAACTGTACCAAAACATATTGGGCTACTATATGTAAATAAGTTAcgattcaaaatgaaaaaactaaAACTAAATACTGTTAGACCTTTtgtatttgataatataattctcTATAATAATCCtgaaatcgaagagaaaagaaaatcacaaTTTATATCTTCAAATGCAAACATTATTTCTGATtatgtagataaatatatagaagataAACTTATACCTAAAGCAGTAGCACAATTGACAg GACATCCTAAGCAACCAGAAGAGCCCTTAATTCgtttacgattattttataatgatgaACAAGATATATTTGAAACTGCAgg gCTTTCACAAAAGTATTGCGATGAAGTACTCAATCCTATGAGTATGATCCTTTTTCGTAAAACTGCTGATACCTCTAAATCGAGTAAACATACTATTATAGATGATACATTGGATGATTTAGcagataaatttcattttgaagat GAAGAAAGAGGTTGGACACAGAGTGTTCAAGGAAGTATTAAAGAGTATTTTGATTCAGAAGAGAACAAAGATTTGTTAACAGTTTTATCTGTTACTGGACTGAATGAAACATTAAGTCAATATATCGTAAAAGCGGATGAGGAGGCTATACAAGATGTGATACa aaataaaataaataaaatcaaggaACATATGAAGAAACAACATTTAGAAAATCCTGAGGAAATACTAGATAAAATTAAGGAATATagagatgaaagaaacgagaaggaagaagaagaaagtcgaGAT gTGATTAATTTCATGAGTACTagattatctaaaaaaattgGAACACATtacaataatgatgataacagtgatgatgatgatgatgatgttgatgatgataatcATGACAGTGATGATGATGGCAATGAtagtgatgatgataatgaaacGAGTTATGTAGGTAGAGgtaaaggaaaacaaaatacgAGTacaagaggaaaaggaagaggaagagcaaGGAGCAAAGGTACTTTAGAAAAAGCTTCTAGAAGTACAAAAGCTAATGtaacaaacaaaagaaacaaagatcCATTCACTGCAGCATTGTCTGTTATACCCAACAAAGGGAAACAGTTGGGAAAACAG ATGCAATCCACGATAAATCAGCATAATACTACGTCTTTGAGTCAATTACGTCAACCGCCTGtgaataagtatataaatgtCTCCGATAGTGATTAA
- the LOC127066798 gene encoding zinc finger protein 724-like — MTADFEKDITHCLICNSKVGVTTRSSIRIFNETSVTTSEKPLVDTICTVLEISINEESAHSLVICKKCYKLFNEVDELENRLLEIKQELYNNYQKTVTKISDLSKNEEEYNDHDYINNIENQTIEIELKDTETTDPSNYKENEREFEVVEEIMEERDETGESENMFVRVETIDESKNDQEKKRSRKAKSNIKNEISQEQIVIRDGVMYTCLLCTDEEEKEAVDAKTIITHMKNVHDTRLYICDICGDDFKKRNELSLHLDEHVAKEEGDFQCEICNRIFSNLRLFRIHKRIHYPQVKSWPCETCGKRYSSRNLLEEHINTHTGTRPYVCETCGKNFASKYTYKAHVKTHEIRPRPFECTLCNKTFLSQQNLNQHERTHNGVKDYVCHQCGKAFGSPHNLEVHNIVHTGYKPYICRMCGKAFARKAEIRDHERTHTGEKPYQCEFCGATFSQRSNLQSHKRATHYNDKRYKCDDCGKGFKRRRLLDYHIKAAHTGERPYKCNICTATFVYPEHFKKHMRIHTGEKPYLCEVCGKAFNSRDNRNAHRFIHSDKKPYECLVCGMGFMRKPLLYAHMQTQGHLNDTIVVNQPRLTTEDDQVIAIPDGNVELLMDETENNQLEETELYVTELKDHVIIQHQNENQIYNEESVLNIPAEENVVGEEVDQITVDQQINFSERDAIECKNEDTDQVEEVYTYNDNEEGETVVPNPAEYKEIVEEKKNAVRLVQIRFPSSVSEDGRSWLSLVQNT; from the exons ATGACGGCTGATTTTGAGAAGGATATTACTCATTGCTTGATCTGTAATAGTAAAGTTGGAGTGACTACTAGAAgtagtatacgtatatttaatgaaacttCTGTTACTACTTCAGAAAAGCCTCTTGTGGATACTATATGTACAGTTTTAGAAATAAGTATCAATGAGGAAAGTGCACATTCACttgttatatgtaaaaaatgttacaaattatttaatgag GTTGATGAATTAGAAAATAGACTACTAGAGATAAaacaagaattatataataattatcaaaaaactGTTACTAAAATATCGGATCTATCCAAAAATGAAGAGGAATATAATGATCAtgattacataaataatatagaaaatcaGACTATAGAAATTGAACTAAAAGATACGGAAACCACAGATCCATCAAAT tataaagaaaatgagagagagttTGAAGTAGTTGAAGAGATAATGGAAGAAAGGGATGAAACAGGAGAATCAGAAAACATGTTTGTGAGAGTAGAAACCATAGATGAATCAAAAAatgatcaagaaaaaaagagatcgaggAAAGCtaaatctaatataaaaaatgaaatttctcagGAACAG attGTCATTAGAGATGGAGTTATGTATACTTGCTTACTATGTacagatgaagaagaaaaagaagcagtTGATGCAAAAACTATTATAACACATATGAAAAATGTACATGAtacacgtttatatatttgtgaTATATGTGGAGATgacttcaaaaaaagaaacgaattatcTCTTCATCTTGATGAACACGTTGCAAAGGAGGAAGGTGATTTTCAATGTGAAATATGTAACAGAATCTTTAGtaatttacgattatttaGAATCCACAAGAGAATTCACTATCCACAAGTAAAATCATGGCCTTGCGAAACCTGTGGTAAAAGATACAG CTCCAGAAATCTTTTGGAAGAGCATATTAACACACATACCGGAACACGCCCGTATGTTTGTGAGACTTGTGGTAAAAATTTTGCATCTAAGTATACGTATAAAGCTCATGTAAAAACACATGAAATACGTCCTCGGCCATTTGAGTGCACACTatgtaataaaacatttttgagTCAACAAAATCTTAATCAACATGAAAGAACTCATAATGGCGTTAAAGATTATGTATGTCATCAGTGTGGTAAGGCATTTGGATCACCTCATAACTTAGAAGTACATAATATTGTACATACTGGATATAAACCATATATATGCAGAATGTGTGGAAAGGCATTTGCACGAAAAGCAGAAATAAGAGATCACGAACGCACTCATACAGGAGAAAAGCCTTATCAATGTGAATTCTGTGGAGCTACTTTTAG TCAAAGATCCAATCTACAATCTCATAAACGTGCTACGCATTACAATgacaaaagatataaatgtGACGATTGTGGTAAAGGATTTAAGAGAAGACGACTTCTAGATTATCATATAAAAGCAGCTCATACTGGTGAAAGAccttataaatgtaatatatgcaCAGCAACTTTTGTTTATCCTGAACATTTTAAAAAACATATGCGCATTCACACTGGTGAAAAACCATATTTGTGTGAG GTATGTGGGAAAGCATTCAATAGTAGAGATAACAGAAATGCACATCGATTTATACATAGTGACAAAAAGCCTTATGAATGTTTAGTATGTGGTATGGGCTTTATGAGAAAACCTTTATTATATGCTCATATGCAAACTCAG GGACACTTAAACGATACAATTGTTGTAAATCAACCACGTTTAACTACAGAAGATGATCAAGTAATAGCAATTCCAGATGGTAATGTAGAGTTGTTAATGGACGAGACAGAAAATAAtcaa ctGGAAGAAACAGAGTTATATGTTACTGAATTGAAAGACCATGTTATTATACAACATCAAAATGagaatcaaatatataacgaaGAAAGTGTTTTGAACATACCTGCAGAAGAGAATGTCGTCGGAGAAGAAGTTGATCAAATAACGGTTGATCAACag ataaactTTTCTGAAAGAGATGCTATAGAATGTAAAAATGAAGATACAGATCAAGTAGAAGAAGTATACACTTACAATGATaatgaagaaggagaaacagTTGTACCGAATCCTGCCGAGTATAAAGAAATtgtggaagagaaaaaaaatgctgTAAGATTGGTACAAATACGATTTCCATCGTCTGTATCTGAAGACGGTAGAAGTTGGCTGAGCTTAGTACAAAACACATGa
- the LOC127066844 gene encoding myotubularin-related protein 10-B: MSVMESKSCNNFVSYVGIEELEMQQIDSSQRNSLIENNLKLLRGEVLVAKAQNVLMFLPVGDLKQGTSGILSVTNFKLSFITTDDSNGEDNNHQQNHLYGYTDTCLTNIDEIYLIVGDKKKKLLPGNLVPSKVKAIFITCKNLRTWSFSFKFSPLGHGKNILNALLHHAFPSRHHLLFAYDYTEPYYSSLDKGIRLFRNISDWQNEFERILSSEKASQGWRLSTVNIKFQLCSSLPQYIIVPASLTNSQLTDAAKYFQGNRLPVWAWSNQHGAALVKIPELLPTITERIQENIMLENIRKSHPHKLPPIVIELSKDISVKSIAVGFSKFYSLCSPENIRQLWIQDNNFYSLLESTKWLKYVSYCLEKTVTACENLNSGYSVVLQEGEARDLCCVISSLIQLLLDPHFQTIVGFQSLIQKEWVASGHPFCDRLGHMMKPNSEKSPLFLLFLDCVWQLCQQFPAEFEFTETYLTTLWDAAHVSIFDTFIFNCEKDRTMAATDPNTPLILRSVWDWREQFNDQDILLFYNPLFNAYGKTLTEKTIVKPLYSISNLELWSQCYFRWIPPLVIHNGGGSHIDLYTRLLRNDINQLRLSIDRSCGSPIDKIGSYLLQMNIDSFYPFSSKRSGNTVSTPIISSTILTTESLLDAQSLITVPD; the protein is encoded by the exons ATGTCAGTCATGGAAAGTAAAAGTTGCAACAATTTTGTAAGCTATGTGGGAATCGAAGAACTTGAAATGCAG CAAATAGATTCTAGTCAACGTAATTCATTGattgaaaacaatttaaaacTCTTGCGGGGAGAAGTTCTCGTTGCTAAAGCACAAAATGTTTTAATGTTTTTACCGGTTGGTGATTTAAAACAAGGAACTTCTGGCATACTTTCTGTTACTAATTTCAAGCTCTCTTTTATTACAACTGATGATTCAAATGGAGAG gataataatcatcaacaaaatcatttatatgGGTATACAGATACATGCCTGACAAATATTGATGAAATTTACTTAATAGTAggtgataaaaagaaaaaacttcttCCAGGAAATTTAGTACCGTCCAAAGTAAAAGCAATATTTATTACTTGTAAG AATTTGAGGACATGGTCATTTTCCTTTAAATTTTCACCTCTTGGGCatggaaaaaatatcttaaatgCCTTGTTACATCATGCATTTCCTAGCAGGCATCATTTATTGTTTGCCTATGATTACAC tGAACCATATTACAGTAGTCTTGATAAAGGTATCagattatttagaaatatatctgATTGGCAAAATGAATTTGAACGTATATTAAGTAGCGAGAAAGCAAGTCAAGGATGGAGATTGTCAActgttaatataaaatttcagtTATGTTCCAG tTTGCCACAATATATCATTGTACCAGCATCTTTAACCAATAGTCAGCTAACAGATGctgcaaaatattttcaaggcAATAGATTACCGGTTTGGGCATGGTCAAATCAACATGGTGCAGCATTAGTAAAAATACCTGAATTATTACCAACAATTACTGAAAGGATACAAGAAAACATAATGTTAGAAAATATCAGAAAAAGCCATCCTCATAAATTGCCACCTATTGTAATTGAACTAAGTAAAGATATTAGTGTGAAATCAATAGCTGTAGGTTTCTCAAAATTTTACAGTTTGTGTTCTCCAG AAAATATTAGACAACTTTGGATAcaagataataatttctattcgttATTAGAAAGTACAAAATGGCTTAAGTATGTATCATATTGTCTAGAAAAAACAGTTACAGCTTGTGAAAATCTTAATTCAGGATATTCAGTAGTTTTACAAG aagGAGAAGCTAGAGATTTGTGTTGTGTTATATCAAGTTTAATACAGTTATTACTTGATCCACATTTTCAAACTATCGTTGGATTTCAATCTCTGATACAAAAAGAATGGGTTGCTAGTGGACATCCTTTTTGCGATCGTTTAGGGCATATGATGAAACCAAATTCTGAAaag tctccattatttcttcttttccttgaCTGTGTTTGGCAACTATGTCAACAATTCCCAGCAGAATTTGAATTTACTGAGACATATTTAACAACATTATGGGATGCAGCTCATGTGTCAATTTTTGAcactttcattttcaattgtGAAAAAGATCGTACGATGGCAGCTACG GATCCAAATACACCACTTATATTACGTAGTGTTTGGGACTGGAGAGAACAATTTAATGATCAagatatcttattattttataacccTTTATTTAATGCTTATGGAAAAACTTTAACAGAAAAGACGATCGTGAAACCATTGTACAGTATCTCTAATTTAGAACTTTGGAGCCAGTGTTATTTCCGTTGGATACCCCCGCTCGTTATTCATAATGGTGGTGGAAGTCACATAGATCTTTATACCAGATTACTTCGAAAtgatataaatcaattaagaCTAAGTATAGATAGGAGTTGTGGATCACCAATTGATAAAATAGGTAGTTATTTACTTCAGATGAATATTGACAGCTTTTATCCATTTAGTAGTAAAAGATCTGGGAATACTGTTAGTACTCCTATCATAAGTAGTACAATACTTACAACTGAAAGTTTATTGGATGCTCAATCCTTGATAACTGTACCTGATTGA